One Dermatophagoides farinae isolate YC_2012a chromosome 1, ASM2471394v1, whole genome shotgun sequence genomic region harbors:
- the Tsc1 gene encoding tuberous sclerosis 1 protein hamartin translates to MVNNNNNNNANNNNNNNNKIQMQELLSKIQKVSNNEEFESLYEQIFELLDESKHKTHERHFKESFVEKLVDLYLQSFSDRVFKILVGISTPLDECLFNILMKKITVQCIVEKRFAVFILISNIVHRSPSWLPSIINMPLLNCFFNILKNDREIVILAISALILVELLAALPCLMAQCLEDIFVCFSRLSTFLYKGMSSFQHAASNKNGSTDRKNLSFLNLNSIVYRVFIRLYAIYPCNFLEYLKTTYGMGCSKENSAVFRQIIQPMLNKIRFHPFLITASKDRECDKTRWFYKEPHDILEECGQYSIDPIESSSYFVEDVSQFYEFPSKQDDDDDDDDEITGNHHHHQQQEPFYPMDQSNAIFSELSEAINNNEREQNLSSLSSLKHSTHLVITNKTDSDNLESAQEAIDMSQKIVSSSTFIDGEHQQLPSAMNSEKKNLVKPVAISANAAKASLNSMQKKNINKKQPCFSPFEPIKEIGNVAVAAAVQTNNLKQNDLMTSSSKQSSPIDNHLFNSTQRNHYNLIDHHSAENDDVDIEIISYNLENGNSTKLPISNTKNQTQTKSNNRNEFTSFDDDDKCTPSNDDDNGKNQIHDCIAIGKLNDELIANVKSSFKQLNTRIRYQSNCQAETGRYDDDDDFGYSKSCPMLYFENVDDSFEIIKDGPNIKDKQNVIQYSNTSQETRRKYSLEKSQRVNLILDDPNAGLKQTSTSVANKTCKSVDFTKETKSLSSAKNVNFNRLLHESKRHLFLSSSSSIDFQTPAKLEFSSPHELLDRTLSTLSEFYLKDSSTANEPCHLSADDPHEDSNQTSRRDSILNTNSSASSSVEHIPSLNYLNSNPNEEDMRKILAIMYAQLVFERHQRNMHVIRNRRLYKKSKECIQLEEQFKSMQAQVKSLMKEIELMKSNSERNSLKFEKERRLYDNEIGKLQQTLNKYKNDYEELLNEKTSLELHYRLEIDGLNKNFRSKEVELNRFLCNFDKNVDLMKLEQENLELKNRMFLLGEFCGKIRSAYSHMKSAPEINDKFIYEALRFENEDLQKRNTDLGSQLKFFMEKCQTLENQIKQIEPMHKKKIAAEELEFIRECLKVKENENDVLKTLVVNYEAHIKKLNGEMIALKLSPDNNVISK, encoded by the exons atggttaataataataacaacaacaacgccaataataataataataataataataaaattcaaatgcaagaattattatcgaaaattcaaaaagttTCCAATAATGaggaatttgaatcattatatGAACAGATATTTGAATTATTGGATGAGA GTAAACACAAAACTCATGAACGTCATTTTAAAGAAAGTTTCGTTGAAAAATTAGTGGATCTTTATCTACAATCATTTTCGGATCGTGTATTTAAAATTCTTGTGGGAATTTCAACACCATTGGACGAG tGTCTGTttaatattttgatgaaaaaaattaccgtTCAATGTATTGTTGAAAAACGGTTTGCtgtttttattctcatttcCAACATTGTTCATCGGTCACCATCATGGCTACCGAGCATTATCAACATGCCtttattgaattgttttttcaacattttaaaG AATGATCGAGAAATAGTTATACTTGCGATATCTGCATTGATTCTGGTGGAATTGCTTGCAGCATTACCTTGTTTAATGGCACAATGTCTTGAAGAtatattcgtttgtttttcacgTTTATCGACATTTCTTTATAAAGGAATGTCGTCGTTTCAACATGCTGCTAGCAACAAGAATGGTTCAACCGATAGAAAAAATCTATCATTCCTCAATTTGAATTCTATTGTCTATCGTGTCTTCATTCGGCTGTATGCAATATATCCTTGTAATTTTCTTGAATATCTTAAAACTACTTATGGAATGGGTTGCAGTAAAGAGAATAGTGCTGTATTTCGACAGATTATTCAGCCAATGTTGAATAAGATTCGTTTCCATCCATTTCTTATAACTGCATCAAAAGATCGTGAATGTGACAAAACTCGTTGGTTTTATAAAGAACCTCATGATATATTGGAAGAATGTGGACAATATTCCATTGAtccaattgaatcatcatcatattttgttGAAGATGTTTCACAATTTTACGAATTTCCATCcaaacaagatgatgatgatgacgatgatgatgaaataaccggtaaccaccaccaccatcaacaacaagaaccaTTCTATCCAATGGATCAATCGAATGCTATTTTCTCTGAACTTAGTGAagcaatcaacaacaacgaaagggaacaaaatttatcatcacttAGTTCATTGAAACATAGTACTCATTTGGTAATAACGAACAAAACAGATTCGGATAATCTTGAATCGGCACAAGAAGCAATAGATATGAGCCAGAAAATTGTCTCGTCATCGACATTTATTGATGGTGAACACCAACAACTACCATCTGCAAtgaatagtgaaaaaaagaatcttgTCAAACCTGTAGCAATATCGGCCAATGCAGCAAAAGCATCGTTGAATTCTATGCagaagaaaaatatcaataaaaaacagCCCTGTTTTTCACCTTTCGAGCCAATCAAAGAAATTGGtaatgttgctgttgctgctgctgttcaaacaaataatttgaaacaaaatgatctgATGACATCTTCTTCGAAACAATCATCACCGATCgataatcatttatttaacTCAACTCAACGTAATCACTATAATTTGATCGATCATCACAGCgctgaaaatgatgatgttgatattgaaataataaGTTATAATCTAGAAAATGGAAACAGTACCAAATTGCCCATTAGcaatacaaaaaatcaaactcAAACCAAATCCAACAATCGTAATGAATTCACTTCATTCGACGACGATGATAAATGTACACccagtaatgatgatgataatggtaagaatcaaattcatgATTGTATTGCAATTggcaaattgaatgatgaattgattgcgaatgttaaatcatcattcaaacaattgaataCTCGTATTCGTTATCAAAGTAATTGTCAAGCGGAAACGGgtcgatatgatgatgatgatgattttggatACAGTAAATCATGTCCTATgctttattttgaaaatgtcgatgattcattcgaaatCATAAAAGATGGTCCAAATATTAAAGATAAACAAAATGTAATACAATACAGCAATACTAGCCAAGAAACGAGACGAAAATATTCGCTGGAAAAATCTCAACGTGTTAATCTAATATTGGATGATCCGAATGCCGGATTGAAACAAACGTCAACATCTGTGGCGAATAAAACATGTAAATCTGTAGATTTtacaaaagaaacaaaatcattgtcatctgcaaaaaatgttaatttcaatcgattgttgCATGAATCGAAACGACATCtatttctatcatcatcatcatcgattgattttcagACACCAGCCAAATTGGAATTTAGTTCGCCACATGAACTATTGGATAgaacattatcaacattgagTGAATTTTATCTTAAAgattcatcaacagcaaATGAACCATGTCATCTTTCAGCCGATGATCCACATGAAGATTCTAATCAGACAAGTCGTCgtgattcaatattgaacACAAATTCAAGTGCAAGTAGTAGTGTTGAACATATaccatcattgaattatttgaattccAACCCAAATGAAGAAGACatgagaaaaattcttgCCATTATGTATGCACAACTGGTTTTCGAACGTCATCAACGAAATATGCATGTTATTCGAAATCGACGTCTGTATAAAAAATCCAAAGAATGTATCCAATTGGAAGAGCAATTTAAATCGATGCAAGCTCAAGTCAAATCACTTatgaaagaaattgaattgatgaaatccAATTCTGAACgtaattcattgaaatttgaaaaggAAAGACGATTATACGATAACGAGATTGGGAAGCTGCAGCAAActttgaataaatataaaaatgattatgaagaattattgaatgaaaaaacaagttTAGAGCTTCATTATCGGTTAGAGATCGATggtttgaacaaaaatttccgCTCCAAAGAAGTGGAGTTGAATAGATTTCTTTgtaattttgataaaaatgttgatctAATGAAATTGGAACAAGAGAATCTGGAGCtgaaaaatcgaatgtttttattgGGTGAATTTTGTGGCAAAATCAGAAGTGCTTATTCCCATATGAAATCTGCACCAGAAATAAACGATAAATTTATCTATGAAGCATTACGATTCGAGAATGAAG ATCTACAAAAACGAAATACGGATCTTGGTTcacaattgaaattcttcatggaaaaatgtcaaacattggaaaatcaaatcaaacaaattgaaccgatgcacaagaaaaaaattgctgcCGAAGAATTGGAATTTATACGAGAATGTCTAAAG GTTAAAGAGAATGAGAACGATGTTCTAAAAACGTTGGTAGTCAACTATGAGGCTCatatcaaaaaattgaacggTGAAATGATTGCGTTGAAATTATCACCCGATAATAATGTAATATCAAAATGA